One Methanolobus sp. WCC4 DNA segment encodes these proteins:
- a CDS encoding TRAM domain-containing protein encodes MFNNNDRESTAPVDVGETYEVTIEDIAREGDGIARVEGFVIFVPGTQVGDTVNIKITRVLRKFAFGEKEE; translated from the coding sequence TTGTTTAACAACAATGACAGAGAATCAACAGCTCCTGTAGATGTTGGAGAGACCTACGAAGTAACGATCGAGGATATTGCAAGAGAAGGAGACGGAATTGCCAGAGTAGAGGGTTTTGTCATCTTCGTGCCTGGAACTCAGGTCGGCGACACCGTGAACATCAAGATCACAAGAGTATTGCGTAAATTTGCTTTTGGAGAGAAGGAAGAGTAA
- a CDS encoding PRC-barrel domain-containing protein — translation MANVFAKNLSSKQVMATDGTEIGILFNIVMDIRTGDLIDLIVKPDMSLDTSKYKIDEQYILLPFESVRAIKDYIVVDKNIARGMGTEPVNI, via the coding sequence ATGGCAAACGTCTTTGCAAAGAACCTTTCGAGCAAACAGGTAATGGCAACTGATGGAACAGAGATCGGCATTCTGTTCAACATCGTAATGGACATCAGGACCGGAGACCTTATCGACCTGATAGTTAAACCGGACATGAGTCTTGATACATCAAAGTACAAGATCGATGAGCAGTATATCCTGTTACCCTTCGAATCTGTCAGGGCTATCAAGGACTACATAGTCGTTGATAAGAACATAGCAAGAGGAATGGGCACTGAGCCCGTCAATATCTGA
- a CDS encoding CDC48 family AAA ATPase: MDEVQIKVEKAHPNDFGRGIIRLDPTTLLSLQLSPGDIVEIEGKRKTAAKVWRAERQDWGQGIVRIDGFIRQNAGVGIGERITVRKAEVVTATKVILAPPEGVTMEYGDHISEIIKRNIMKRPLVEGDIIPIISSMTQPMTSQGGGQAIPLIAVETEPQDEEILIIGEFTEIELRQKPVRGYDGATRGVTYEDIGGLGTEIQRVREMIELPLRHPELFQRLNIEPPKGVILYGPPGTGKTLIAKAVANESRANFLYIAGPEIMGKYYGESEERIRKIFEEAEDDAPSIIFIDEIDSIAPKRENVTGEVERRVVAQLLTMLDGLEERGQVVVIGATNRVDAIDPALRRPGRFDREIEIGVPDTEDRLEILQIHTRGVPLADDVDEDYLDHIAKHTQAFVGADLLALVQEGAMRSLRRALPDINLEEEDIPQEILDNITVCRDDFENALREIEPSAMREVLVEVPDVKWKDVGGVDKAKQEIKEAVEWPLTRPDRFISMGIKPPKGVLLFGPPGTGKTLIAQAVANESNANFISVKGPQMLSKWVGESEKAIRETFKKARQVAPCIVFFDEIDSIAPMRSAGSDDSKVSERVVNQLLTELDGLEPLKEIVVVAATNRPDIIDPALLRSGRFDRMVLVGQSTYAGRKEIFKIHARNIPLADDVTIDELASMTEGFVGADIEAVCREAVMLSLRDDFDAEKVTMKYFRDALNKVRPTLSENLIEYYEKIQAQFKGGIKKEEASSYIGYR; encoded by the coding sequence ATGGATGAAGTACAGATCAAAGTAGAAAAGGCGCACCCTAATGATTTTGGCAGGGGTATTATCCGCCTGGACCCCACGACCCTCCTGAGCCTGCAGCTCTCACCCGGTGATATAGTCGAAATAGAAGGGAAAAGAAAGACTGCTGCCAAGGTATGGAGAGCTGAAAGACAGGACTGGGGACAGGGAATTGTCAGGATAGACGGTTTCATAAGGCAGAACGCAGGTGTGGGCATCGGTGAAAGGATCACCGTCAGGAAGGCAGAGGTCGTGACTGCCACAAAGGTCATACTGGCACCACCTGAAGGGGTGACAATGGAATATGGCGATCACATCAGCGAGATCATCAAGCGTAATATAATGAAGCGTCCCCTTGTTGAAGGAGACATAATACCTATCATCAGTTCAATGACACAGCCCATGACATCACAGGGCGGTGGACAGGCAATCCCGCTTATCGCTGTGGAAACTGAGCCACAGGATGAAGAGATACTCATTATCGGAGAGTTCACAGAGATAGAACTTCGCCAGAAGCCTGTCCGTGGCTATGACGGAGCCACCAGAGGTGTGACATACGAGGATATCGGCGGACTTGGTACTGAGATACAGCGTGTCAGGGAGATGATCGAACTTCCACTGAGACACCCCGAGCTATTCCAGAGACTGAACATCGAACCTCCAAAGGGTGTTATACTCTATGGACCACCAGGAACTGGAAAGACACTTATCGCAAAGGCAGTTGCCAATGAATCCAGAGCTAATTTCCTCTACATCGCAGGACCCGAGATAATGGGCAAATATTACGGGGAGAGCGAGGAACGCATTCGTAAGATCTTCGAGGAGGCAGAGGATGATGCACCTTCTATCATATTCATAGACGAGATCGACTCGATCGCACCAAAGAGAGAGAACGTCACCGGAGAGGTAGAGCGCAGGGTCGTTGCCCAGTTGCTCACCATGCTGGATGGGCTTGAGGAAAGGGGACAGGTCGTCGTAATCGGTGCCACTAACCGTGTGGATGCCATCGACCCTGCACTTCGCAGACCAGGAAGGTTCGACAGGGAGATAGAGATAGGCGTACCTGATACAGAGGACCGTCTTGAGATCCTCCAGATCCATACAAGAGGTGTCCCGCTTGCAGATGATGTGGATGAGGATTATCTGGATCATATCGCAAAACACACACAGGCTTTTGTGGGTGCCGATCTCCTTGCACTTGTACAGGAAGGTGCAATGCGTTCCCTGAGGCGTGCATTGCCTGATATCAACCTGGAGGAGGAGGACATCCCACAGGAGATCCTTGATAACATCACAGTATGCAGGGACGACTTCGAGAACGCGCTTCGTGAGATCGAGCCTTCTGCAATGAGAGAGGTGCTTGTAGAGGTACCTGATGTGAAATGGAAGGATGTCGGAGGAGTTGACAAGGCCAAGCAGGAGATCAAGGAAGCTGTTGAATGGCCGCTCACAAGACCTGACAGGTTCATCAGCATGGGTATCAAACCACCTAAAGGAGTACTGCTCTTCGGACCGCCGGGCACTGGTAAGACACTCATCGCACAGGCAGTTGCCAATGAATCCAATGCCAATTTCATCAGTGTAAAAGGACCACAGATGCTGTCCAAATGGGTAGGAGAATCCGAGAAGGCCATCAGGGAGACATTCAAGAAAGCAAGACAGGTGGCTCCATGTATCGTGTTCTTCGACGAGATAGACTCGATCGCGCCAATGAGGAGTGCCGGGTCGGATGATTCCAAAGTATCCGAGAGGGTTGTCAACCAGCTATTGACAGAGCTTGATGGTCTTGAACCACTGAAAGAGATAGTTGTGGTCGCCGCAACCAACCGACCTGACATAATCGACCCCGCGCTTTTGAGGTCCGGAAGGTTTGACAGGATGGTACTGGTAGGTCAATCCACCTATGCAGGCAGGAAGGAGATCTTCAAGATACATGCAAGGAACATACCTCTTGCCGATGATGTGACAATAGACGAGCTTGCATCCATGACGGAAGGATTCGTCGGAGCTGACATTGAAGCAGTGTGCAGAGAAGCAGTAATGCTCTCTTTGAGAGATGATTTCGACGCAGAGAAAGTTACCATGAAGTATTTCAGGGATGCTTTGAACAAGGTAAGACCAACATTGTCCGAGAACCTGATAGAATACTATGAGAAGATACAGGCACAGTTCAAGGGCGGCATCAAGAAAGAAGAAGCAAGTTCTTATATAGGATACAGATAA
- a CDS encoding flavodoxin family protein codes for MGLKALFLNCTLKYSPEISNTRVLIDKAVKLFEELGVESEVVRVTDYNVKFGVSSDEGEGDQWPLILEKIKACDILIIGSPIWFGVRSSVTQLVLERLDGTYEEYDKETGQFPLYGKVAGVVITGNEDGAHNIAANTLFNLTHLGCTVPPNVDSYWVGPAGPGPSYIDAGGERHLYTNKTIRYMVNNLAFFAKLLKDNPIPTNINKLYEDAVKESD; via the coding sequence ATGGGGTTAAAAGCATTATTTTTGAACTGTACTTTGAAGTATTCGCCTGAGATCTCTAACACCAGGGTCCTTATTGACAAAGCGGTTAAACTTTTTGAGGAGCTTGGGGTTGAAAGCGAGGTCGTGAGGGTAACGGACTATAACGTTAAGTTCGGTGTTTCCTCCGATGAGGGCGAAGGCGACCAATGGCCTTTGATACTGGAAAAGATCAAGGCATGTGACATTCTCATAATAGGTTCACCAATATGGTTCGGTGTACGTTCCTCAGTAACACAACTGGTACTCGAAAGACTGGATGGTACCTATGAGGAATATGATAAGGAGACCGGCCAGTTCCCCCTATATGGAAAGGTAGCTGGTGTTGTTATCACCGGCAATGAGGATGGAGCTCACAACATTGCTGCCAATACATTGTTCAATCTGACCCATCTGGGCTGCACCGTGCCACCGAACGTTGATAGCTACTGGGTAGGTCCGGCAGGTCCGGGTCCGAGTTATATCGATGCCGGAGGCGAGAGGCATCTCTACACCAATAAGACCATCAGGTATATGGTCAACAACCTTGCATTCTTTGCAAAACTTCTGAAGGATAATCCTATCCCAACTAACATAAACAAGCTTTATGAGGACGCTGTGAAGGAAAGCGATTAA